The segment aatcagttgcatttatgtACACTAACTATGAAAtagctgaaaaagaaacaaagaaaacaatcctattctCAATggcatcaaaaaaataataaaatacttatgaataaatttaatcaagaagatgaaagatctatacactgaaaactgtaaggttttaatgaaagaaatcaaagaggacactaataaatggaaagatatcccatactcatggattggaagaactaatattgtaaaacaaaattcCCATACTACTCAAAGCCCTCAAGAGactcaacgcaattcctatcaaaattccaacagcatttttcacagaaatagaaaaaaacaaaaacccttaaatttgtatgaaaccacaaaagatcccaaatagtcaaagcaaccctgagaaagaagaacaaaactggggACATCAGACTTTCAGATTTCAGACTATACTATAAAACtgtggtaatcaaaacagtatggtactggcataaaaatagaaacatagatcaatggaacagaattgaaagcccagaaataaaccctcacatatatggtcaacttgTATTTGACAAGGAAGCCAATGGGGAAATTGTATAGAGTATCACTAAACATCAAGTTCACTTACAAGCTGCCCCAGTAAACATCAGTGAAGATTTTCTCATTGATCATCACTGTCACCTCACTCCTAAGGAAACCTAGaagtcatattttaaagaagtggTTTAAGAGGACCCTAGGAAGAAACCCcaatttttttaagaaggaaaagaccaatgataaaaaaaaaaaaattcttttcacaTTTGCACTGGTTTCAAATTCCTCACTCTTTGAAAGTGAAATCAGAGAGGAAAATGATAATTTGACCAAATTAGTCAATTTTATGGCTTCTGCCACCTTCCATTTCCTCCCATATCAATTAATGTCACTCCACATCATGATCAGATCACACAAGGCAGTTCCTACCTAGTACCAACCACATGGTCATTACAGTGAAAAACTCCAGGAAAATTCAATGGATTTCATTTTAAAGGGACCAACAGAATATATTATAGtttcctttttcactgtgttgtaGCATTTCATTTAAGCTAGAGAGGTAATGTTCAAAAACATGTGTCAGTTATAGAATTAAGAGTCATGGGcaggggctggccaggtggctcaggcggttagagctccgtgctcctaactccgaaggctgctggtttgattcccacatgggccagtgggctctcaaccacaaggatgtcagttcaattcctcgactcccgcaagggatggtgggcagcaccccctgcaactaaaattgaacatggcaccttgagctgagctgctgctgagctcccggatgactcagttggttggaccgtgtcctctcaaccacaaggttgcctgttggactcctgcaagggatggtgggctgtgccccctgcaactagcaaccgcaactggacctggatctgagctgcgccctccacaactaagactgaaagaacaacagcttgaagctgaacagaaccctccacaactaagactgaaaggacaacaacttgacttggagaaaagtcctggaagtgcacactgttccccaataaagtccaaaaaacaaaaaaacaaaaaaagagtcaTGGGCAAAACTTCCATTTATTGCACTGATCCCCACAGAGAGTATTCCTTAATGGAATGCAAACTGGGCAATAGAAAGCCTCTTAATATTTACCCAATATTTCCCCTGAATTCTCTATTTTCTTACGTCTAGCCACCCCTAGGAGCTAACCTACTGGATGAGCCCCAAAGATTGGAAAGAGGATGCACTCCAGGGAAAACTTGAGGACACCACTGAAACCACTTGGGGAGACACAGAGTTTTAGAGTAATCCCTGAGAGGAAATATAAACACGGCTTCACATGTTAAATGTCTCAGCAAACTCCTAGAAAACAAGCCTCTGGAGCCTCCAGTAATGAAGGAAGGCCAATGAACCACATATGATGCCCTCAGCGATTTTTCTCATCAGAGTCAATGAGGAGGACATGCCTTTATGTTCAGTACCACCGCACCCATCCCTCTCTCCAAGCTGAGCCAGGAAATTCGTCACTGTACGTATGAGGAAAAGGACTAATTGTCCACATTACAACCACTGCTGTGATATACTAAAGAGTGTCTTTTACTTTATCTGATTAGTCATTGTTCCTCTGTAGTAGTAGAGTGTAGATGTTTCATATGTGAATACAGGACACTTAATGCTCATTGGGTGAAAAGTCATGCACCCTCTGTGAAGCCTACCTGTGAAACGAAAAGTTAGatcatctgtattatttttttccaattctatGGTTTTATGATTATTAGGGACCATCTTTCTGAGAAGCAATCTCACTTTCCAGGAGTGATCAAGTAGTATACTCCTCCCTGACTACCTGAAAAGGCAGTATGCCAAGTGAGGGACATTTGGAAGGAGGCTATTTAATCAAGATATTATTCTTGAGGTGAATAGACTGGTGAgttgattgattggttggttggttggttggttgtatTGGAAAGGAGTGTATGAAAGAGCTGGTTGCCAAGGATTGTCGCTCACATGATGATTTATGAATCCAAACACATTAGAAACAGTATGTTTATAGGACAAAATGGTGGGTATTCCATTCTAATGCCTTAACTATTCCCAGCAAGGAAATTTGGAGGCTTTTGAGTGTGGAGTTATGCAGAACGTAATAGAGTCCATTTATTCCATCAatgcttaaaatgaaaattgattaCTCTGGCTTTTCCATTAAGCTCCTCACCCTTTGATCATCTCATTACTTATCAACTCTTTCACCAAAGGCTACAGGAAAAATATTGTTGCTGCTAATAAATCATATAGAGTATGGtgatagaaaagataaaatgaggtaTGAAGTTGTCAGTATACAACGGAGTGTCCTGAAACGTAATGCACATTAAGCACTTTTTCAGAAAGGACAGGCAACACAGACCCCATGAATCTGGTTCCCAGTTTAAATCTGTAAACCTGGATTTAGTTCCTGACCCACAGCAGGAAAAGTGATTTATTTATACTTCATAAATGAAAGTCTGGGAATCATCTATTGAGTAGTAAACAAATGTCTTTTGAATTGAACATTGAAAAATTGGACGACTTTAGAATCTGGATGCTCAAATCTCCTTTCTATGTGTTTTTAATAACCACCAACAGGAAACTAATGATATTGAAGTCCAAATCTTGGTTTCTTCTATGTTCTTTGCCTCTCAAATTTATCTTCCATTACTGACAAAGTTATGACTAGTGCCCTCCAATATACAATGCAAGAAATCTGAATTTAACAAGAAAACTCAGTATCAAAATTACCATTTTTGAAGacttttaatcaatttttttaatattaatcaaTTGCAAGAGTACCCTGTTtgggggccgacccggtggcccaggcggttagagctccatgctcctaactccgaaggctgccggttcaattcccacatgggccagtgggctctcaaccacaaggttgccggttcgaccccCGCAAAGgttggtgggctgcgctccctgtaactagcaatggcaactggacctggagctgagctgcaccctccacaactaagactgaaaggacaacaacttgacttggaaaaaagtcctagaagtacacactgttcccccaataaaaagaGTACCCTGTTTGTTAAacacaaaattcatattttttgttcaattcttaaatataaattcttaaataCTACTGAAAAATACCTGCCTGTCCAACTATTTGAAAAtgtcctctcttccctttcaGAGAACAAAATTAATTCTACAAGATAAAATTGTAGATGAAACCCCATTTGCTCTCAGATCCATAtgtttttatcaccccaaaatacTTACTAAATGATTTAAACCTTTATATTGAAaacactattttctttattttgtctatataAGATCTGAATATGAAAATTAAgatagttcatttttgtatagtATGTGTaaaaaaccatgaaaataaacacttgcaaatagagacatgaaaaaatattctcaCTTATTCTTTAGAACAAAGATATTTCATATTCTGGGTCTGTTGTATAATTGTTTAGGTGTCACTCAACTGgttaagtgatattttaaaagaaaatcttaaaaggaaaatttaagaaCAGCCTTGAGTCTTGAACGTAGTGATGCCTGTGACAATTAATTCAGTTGATTACACTATTCTGAAAAGTGTCAAGGAGTAAGTTTTATGTCCATGTGTAATTCAACTAATTCTGTTCAATTGCCACAGTTTTAACCCAACTTCACACCAGCTGTCCTCAAAATACGTTTTcgtttttttaaacaatgtaagcTGAATAAGAAAAAATGGATGAGTTTGTACATGAATACCCTTAATCAACtttagaaaacaaaccaaaatcagAAAAGGTTTTCTTAAGaatcaaagcaaaaaagaaagaaatttgtctGCTTGTACCACCGGTGTGGAAAATTCTTGCTGCTTTGGATTCTagcaaaataatacagagatTTAGAACCACGATCAGTTCAAAATAAGGTGGGATTTATTCCAATCTGGTCTCAAAATATATCTTAATTTCCTGTAGAGCTGAAGTTCCCTTCTCAATAAAGTCCTTGAGATATGTAGGAAGCAAAGCAACTTGTTTTACACTCGTGTCTTTCTTCTTCATAGATTTAAGACCCATGAACAGGTCAGCAACACACATTGTGACTGAGTTTGTTCTCCTTGGATTCCCTGGTTGCTCGGAGATACAGACTTTCCTCTTCTCACTGTTTTTGGTGATTTATGTCTTGACCTTGCTGGGGAATGGAGCCATTATCTGTGCAGTGAGATGGGACCCACGACTACACACTCCCATGTACTTTCTGCTGGGAAATTTTGCCTTCCTTGAGATTTGGTATGTTTCCTCCACTGTCCCTAATATGCTAGCCAACATTCTCTCCAGAACCAAGACTATCTCATTTTCTGGCTGCTTCCTGCagttctatttcttcttttcccttggcACAACTGAATGTCTCTTCCTGGCAATAATGGCTTATGATCGGTACCTGGCCATCTGCCGCCCACTGCACTACCCCACCGTCATGACTGGGCACCTCTGTGGTATGCTGGTGTCTCTCTGCTGGCTCATTGGATTCCTTGGATATCcaattcctattttctttatctccCAACTCCCCTTCTGTGGACCCAATATCATTGATCACTTCCTGTGTGACATGGACCCACTGATGGCTCTGTCCTGTGCTCCAGCCCCcattactgaatttattttctatactCAGAGCTCCCTCATCCTCTTTTTCACGATTATGTATATTCTTCGATCCTataccctgttgctcagagctgtTTTTCGGGTCCCTTCTGCAGCTGGCCGGAAAAAGGCCTTTTCTACCTGTGGTTCTCATTTAGCTGTGGTGTCTCTTTTCTATGGGACAGTCATGGTAATGTATGTGAGCCCTACACATGGCATCCCAACTTTGATGCAGAAGATCCTCACACTGGCATATTCAACAATGACTCCTCTCTTTAATCCCCTGATCTATAGTCTTCGCAATAAGGACATGAAACTTGCTCTGAGAAGTGTCCTATTCAGAATAAGAATTAGTCAAAAGTCATGAGCCAAAAATGTGCCACACTTCCAAATTCTAATAAAGAATAAGGTGGAGATGTATAAGTTCTTTCAATGGCCTTTTCGTTCTCACTCTAAGTGGTTAGAGGTATTTAAGAGTACCCAGCTTAAAACCTATGCTGACTACTAAAGCTTTAATTCACTGGACTTCAACCTGcagttgaaatttttttaaaggctatcCTTATTGGAATGATAAAATGGGactactgagggtgccaaaaaatgtataagagTGAACACTTTAGTctatgttgctcaagcagtaattcgccatcatcagaattgtctggacgctgacggtaaccactttgagcacctcttgtaattgcagaagtcaaacgtgacttgtattcatcttttgttattggtacatattgagtattacaattttaatacagttttcctctcttaaaatgtgtatacattttttttggtaccctctgtatatacaatggaatattgctcagccaagGAAGGGAATGGACTCTCGCCATCTGCAGCagtcatggatggacctggagagtattgtgctgagtgaggtatgtcagacagcgaaagacagatacaatgtgatttcacttatatgtgaaatctaaagaataaaattaacaaacaaatgaaacggaaacaaactgatagatacagaaaacatttcacGGTTGCCAGACAGAAGGATAGTTGGGAATggttgaaaaaggggaaaggattaaaaagtacaaattggttgttacaaagtggtcatggggatgtagggtatagcataaggaatatagtcaataatattgtaataactatgtatggtgtcagatagttactagatttattggggtgatagatgggacgGGTGTTGGGGGATAgggcgaaaaaggtgaaggcattaagtacaaattggtagttacaaaatagtcatggagatgtaaagtatagcataaggaatagtcaatatggtaataactatgtaaagtGCCAGGTGGATAACAGACTAGtcgggcagggggcaggggggtcacttcttaaattatataaatgtctaaccactatgctgcacacctgaaataaatataaaataatgttgaatatcaactgtaactgaaaattttttaaagtgggaggaaggtgaaggggaataagaggtcgaAATTTCCacgtataaaacaagtaagtcatggggaagtaatgtacagcatggggaatatagtcaataatattgtgataccatagtatggtgtcaaatggttgctggacttatggtatataaatgttgaataactatagtgtatacctgaaattaatataatattgtatgttaactatatttaataaaaatcttctaaaaattaaatctaaacaCCTAAGGAGAATTAGACACTGTACATACTAATcttaagtattataattttagtcCTTTCTGCATTATCTTTTCGTGAGTTTAAATAAGAATACAtaatttctttcacctttttacttTGACACAGAACCCCACAAAACAGCCTGGTGTACTGTCAACAGCACTTGGCATCAGGAGACCCACATTTAAGCCCAGACTTACCATTGACTAGCTGTATCATCTTATTCATCTTAAAACTTTCATACTGCTATATCCAATTCTAAAgtagaatttataaatttactCAGGAAATGAGTCTAGGAAGAACCATGAAGAAGTGAAAGAGGTCTCCTCTGTGCTTGCCACTTATGAATTGGGCTACAGCAACAGacaagtgaagaaaagaaagggtgcAGTCCTCCCTCCCAATTGTTCAACCACCTGGCAGGGCAAAGAGGAAATGTCTGGGACAGGAAAGGAACATACAGAGAAGCAAAGCTAGACAGGGCACAAAGAATGGTAGGCTTAGACCCTCACTGGGATTCCTTATCTCCTGGAAAGCAGGTAAGCCCTGCACTCTCCCATCTAGTGGGGCCATGTCCTAAAGTTCCAGTACCTTTAATCTACTGCTGTACTCATCTGATGGAATTCTGGTATAAACTCTTCTACAGCCATCCTGCTCTGAGCAAAGATAAGTGGGACCTTATACAGCCATTTTGTTTGTATTCTCTATCAAAATAGACATGTAAAATACGTGAAAAACTGATCTTCTAAATCTAAGGTAAGCAAGAATAGAAAAACATGTGTTCCAAGAATTGTGATCAAAAACAGAATAATGTTTACTCATTCAATACTTATTGTGTACTATAAA is part of the Rhinolophus sinicus isolate RSC01 linkage group LG03, ASM3656204v1, whole genome shotgun sequence genome and harbors:
- the LOC109438541 gene encoding olfactory receptor 11H4 yields the protein MNRSATHIVTEFVLLGFPGCSEIQTFLFSLFLVIYVLTLLGNGAIICAVRWDPRLHTPMYFLLGNFAFLEIWYVSSTVPNMLANILSRTKTISFSGCFLQFYFFFSLGTTECLFLAIMAYDRYLAICRPLHYPTVMTGHLCGMLVSLCWLIGFLGYPIPIFFISQLPFCGPNIIDHFLCDMDPLMALSCAPAPITEFIFYTQSSLILFFTIMYILRSYTLLLRAVFRVPSAAGRKKAFSTCGSHLAVVSLFYGTVMVMYVSPTHGIPTLMQKILTLAYSTMTPLFNPLIYSLRNKDMKLALRSVLFRIRISQKS